Proteins from a single region of Chitinibacter bivalviorum:
- a CDS encoding D-amino acid aminotransferase — MPIPQLIAYLNGQFAPLNELNISVMDRGFLFGDGVYEMIPVYSRRPFRLDEHLARLTNSLAAIQLCNPYTQAQWRALVLDLVAKQSFADQSVYVQVTRGVAYPRNHAFPAGETVPTVFALADPLELPPARAYELGVAAVTTRDLRWQRCDIKAISLLANVLAKQQAVEAGAAETIMLRDGLMIEGAASNIFIVQQGVIYAPQTGEHMLAGITYELVIELAQSHGLPLVLGEVSEAMLRNADEVWLTSSSKEILPIVQLDGRVVGKGVPGPIYQAMISFYQNYKATVMRRGEE, encoded by the coding sequence ATGCCCATACCGCAACTAATTGCTTATTTAAATGGCCAATTTGCGCCATTGAACGAACTGAATATCTCCGTGATGGATCGCGGATTTTTGTTTGGCGATGGGGTGTATGAAATGATCCCGGTGTACTCACGCCGGCCATTTCGACTCGATGAGCATTTGGCTCGTTTGACCAATAGTTTGGCCGCGATTCAGCTGTGCAATCCATATACGCAAGCGCAATGGCGTGCCTTGGTGCTTGATCTGGTCGCCAAGCAAAGCTTTGCTGATCAATCCGTGTATGTGCAGGTCACCAGGGGTGTGGCTTATCCGCGGAATCATGCATTTCCAGCGGGTGAAACAGTTCCGACTGTATTTGCTTTGGCCGACCCCTTGGAGCTACCGCCAGCGCGTGCCTACGAGCTGGGTGTTGCTGCGGTAACGACGCGCGATCTGCGCTGGCAACGCTGTGACATCAAAGCGATTTCGCTGCTGGCCAATGTGCTGGCCAAGCAACAGGCGGTAGAGGCTGGTGCCGCCGAGACGATTATGCTGCGCGATGGTCTGATGATTGAAGGCGCGGCGAGCAATATTTTTATTGTGCAGCAAGGCGTGATTTATGCCCCGCAAACTGGCGAGCATATGCTCGCTGGCATTACCTACGAGCTGGTCATCGAGCTGGCCCAAAGCCATGGATTGCCTTTGGTCTTGGGTGAGGTGAGTGAGGCCATGTTGCGCAATGCCGATGAGGTCTGGCTGACCTCGTCGTCAAAAGAGATTTTACCGATTGTCCAATTAGATGGACGGGTAGTAGGAAAAGGCGTTCCTGGCCCCATCTACCAAGCAATGATTTCGTTTTATCAAAATTACAAAGCCACGGTGATGCGCCGGGGCGAGGAGTAA
- the groL gene encoding chaperonin GroEL (60 kDa chaperone family; promotes refolding of misfolded polypeptides especially under stressful conditions; forms two stacked rings of heptamers to form a barrel-shaped 14mer; ends can be capped by GroES; misfolded proteins enter the barrel where they are refolded when GroES binds) — MAAKEVLFGDSARAKMVNGVNVLANAVKVTLGPKGRNVVLERSFGAPTITKDGVSVAKEIELKDKFENMGAQMVKEVASKTSDIAGDGTTTATVLAQAIVQEGMKYVAAGMNPMDLKRGIDKAVVTLVGELKNISKPCTTSKEIAQVGSISANSDEIIGEKIAAAMDKVGKEGVITVEDGSGLEDELDVVEGMQFDRGYLSPYFINNPDKQIAALDNPFVLLFDKKISNIRDLLPVLEQVAKAGRPLLIIAEDVDGEALATLVVNNIRGILKTVAVKAPGFGDRRKAMLEDIAILTGGTVIAEEVGLSLEKADLSLLGQAKRIEVAKENTTIIDGAGQEEAIKTRVAMIRKQVEESTSDYDREKLQERVAKLAGGVAVIKVGAATEVEMKEKKARVEDALHATRAAVEEGIVAGGGVALLRARSTITELKGANADQDAGIKIVLRAIEAPLRQIVQNAGDEPSVVVAKVLEGKGNFGYNAATGEYGDMVEMGVLDPAKVTRSALQHAASVAGLLLTTDCMIADLPKDDAPAMPDMGGMGGMGGMM, encoded by the coding sequence ATGGCTGCAAAAGAAGTTCTGTTTGGCGATAGCGCCCGCGCAAAAATGGTAAACGGCGTTAATGTATTGGCTAACGCGGTTAAAGTAACTTTGGGCCCTAAAGGTCGCAACGTGGTACTGGAGCGCTCTTTTGGCGCGCCAACAATCACTAAAGACGGCGTGTCTGTTGCTAAAGAAATCGAATTGAAAGACAAATTCGAAAACATGGGCGCGCAAATGGTGAAAGAAGTTGCATCTAAAACTTCTGACATCGCGGGTGACGGCACGACCACTGCGACTGTATTAGCTCAAGCCATCGTACAAGAAGGCATGAAATACGTTGCAGCGGGCATGAACCCAATGGATCTGAAACGCGGTATCGACAAAGCCGTGGTGACTTTGGTGGGCGAGCTGAAAAACATCTCTAAACCATGCACCACGAGCAAAGAAATCGCTCAGGTTGGCTCGATCTCTGCAAATAGCGATGAAATCATCGGCGAAAAAATCGCTGCGGCAATGGATAAAGTCGGTAAAGAAGGCGTGATCACCGTTGAAGACGGCTCAGGTCTGGAAGATGAGTTGGACGTGGTTGAAGGTATGCAATTTGACCGCGGCTACTTGAGCCCATACTTCATCAACAACCCAGACAAGCAAATCGCTGCGCTGGACAACCCATTCGTGCTGTTGTTCGACAAAAAAATCAGCAACATCCGTGACTTGCTGCCAGTTCTGGAACAAGTGGCAAAAGCCGGTCGTCCATTGCTGATCATCGCTGAAGACGTGGATGGCGAAGCACTGGCTACTTTGGTAGTAAACAACATCCGCGGTATCTTGAAAACGGTTGCAGTGAAAGCCCCAGGCTTTGGCGATCGTCGTAAAGCCATGCTGGAAGACATCGCTATCCTGACCGGCGGCACAGTGATCGCTGAAGAAGTTGGCTTGTCACTCGAAAAAGCGGATCTGAGCCTGCTCGGTCAAGCTAAACGCATCGAAGTGGCCAAAGAAAACACCACCATCATCGATGGCGCTGGCCAAGAAGAAGCCATCAAAACTCGCGTTGCCATGATCCGCAAGCAAGTTGAAGAGTCAACGAGCGACTACGATCGTGAAAAACTGCAAGAGCGCGTCGCTAAATTGGCTGGCGGTGTTGCGGTAATCAAAGTGGGCGCGGCAACTGAAGTTGAAATGAAAGAGAAAAAAGCACGCGTTGAAGACGCGTTGCATGCAACTCGCGCTGCGGTAGAAGAAGGCATTGTTGCAGGCGGCGGCGTAGCCTTGCTGCGTGCTCGCTCGACTATCACTGAATTGAAAGGCGCGAATGCTGATCAAGACGCGGGTATCAAAATTGTATTGCGCGCGATCGAAGCGCCATTGCGTCAGATCGTACAAAACGCGGGCGACGAGCCAAGCGTAGTTGTAGCTAAAGTATTGGAAGGCAAAGGTAACTTCGGTTACAACGCGGCAACTGGCGAATACGGCGACATGGTTGAGATGGGTGTACTCGATCCAGCTAAAGTAACTCGTTCAGCCCTGCAACACGCAGCGTCAGTAGCGGGCTTGCTGTTGACCACCGACTGCATGATTGCTGATCTGCCAAAAGACGATGCACCAGCGATGCCAGATATGGGCGGCATGGGTGGTATGGGCGGCATGATGTAA
- a CDS encoding acyl-CoA thioesterase: MSDLPRHQLAMTVLMTPDMANFSGKVHGGALLKQLDQVAYACASRYAGAYAVTLSVDQVTFKQPIHVGELVHFLASVNYTGRTSMEIGIRVVAEDIRLQTKRHTNSCYFTMVAMSADGKPLEISPLHPGSEEEVVRWVQAEARRDIRLMKK; this comes from the coding sequence ATGAGTGACTTACCTCGGCATCAATTGGCAATGACGGTATTGATGACGCCAGATATGGCGAATTTCTCGGGCAAAGTGCATGGTGGTGCTTTGCTCAAGCAACTCGATCAAGTGGCCTATGCCTGTGCGAGTCGTTACGCTGGCGCCTACGCCGTCACACTGTCGGTGGATCAAGTCACCTTTAAGCAACCAATCCATGTGGGTGAACTCGTCCATTTTCTTGCCAGCGTCAATTACACCGGGCGCACTTCGATGGAAATCGGCATCCGCGTGGTGGCGGAAGACATTCGCTTGCAAACCAAGCGCCACACCAATAGCTGCTATTTTACGATGGTAGCGATGAGTGCCGATGGCAAACCTTTGGAAATTAGCCCGTTGCATCCCGGTTCGGAAGAAGAAGTGGTACGCTGGGTGCAAGCTGAAGCGCGACGTGATATTCGCCTGATGAAAAAATAG
- the lipA gene encoding lipoyl synthase, whose translation MTEQTKAPAKEVGVKLKGEAKTARIPIKVVQLETKLKKPEWIRVQAASHNSRFYEIKEILREQKLHTVCEEASCPNIGECFGKGTATFMIMGDICTRRCPFCDVGHGRPNPLDENEPRHLGETIAALKLKYVVITSVDRDDLRDGGAAHFVECIQKTRELSPETQIEVLVPDFRGRMDIALDIFQQALPDVMNHNLETAPRLYKQARPGSDYQHSLDLLKEFKRLYPHVNTKSGIMVGLGETDEEVYQVMEDMRAHDIDMITIGQYLQPSNGHLPVLRYVHPDQFKAFEKRAYELGFKHAAVGAMVRSSYHADQQAHNAGV comes from the coding sequence ATGACAGAACAAACTAAAGCACCAGCGAAAGAAGTCGGCGTCAAACTGAAAGGTGAAGCCAAAACCGCACGTATTCCGATCAAAGTGGTGCAACTGGAAACCAAGCTGAAAAAGCCAGAATGGATCCGCGTGCAAGCCGCCAGTCATAACAGCCGCTTCTACGAGATTAAAGAAATTCTGCGTGAGCAAAAGCTGCATACCGTGTGCGAAGAAGCCTCTTGCCCGAATATCGGCGAGTGTTTTGGCAAGGGAACTGCGACGTTCATGATTATGGGCGACATCTGTACCCGTCGTTGTCCATTCTGTGATGTGGGCCATGGCCGCCCAAATCCACTGGATGAAAACGAACCGCGCCATCTGGGCGAAACGATTGCGGCGCTGAAACTGAAATACGTCGTGATTACCTCGGTTGATCGTGACGATTTGCGCGACGGCGGTGCTGCTCACTTTGTTGAATGCATTCAGAAAACTCGCGAACTAAGTCCCGAGACGCAAATCGAGGTGCTGGTGCCCGATTTCCGTGGCCGGATGGATATTGCGCTCGATATTTTCCAGCAGGCTTTACCGGATGTAATGAACCACAATCTGGAAACTGCGCCACGCCTCTACAAGCAAGCACGACCCGGTTCGGATTATCAACACTCGCTGGATTTGCTGAAAGAATTCAAACGTCTGTACCCGCATGTAAATACGAAGTCCGGTATTATGGTGGGCTTGGGCGAGACGGATGAAGAAGTCTACCAAGTGATGGAAGACATGCGCGCGCACGATATCGATATGATCACGATTGGTCAGTACTTGCAGCCTTCAAACGGCCACTTGCCCGTACTGCGCTATGTGCATCCAGATCAATTTAAGGCCTTCGAAAAACGCGCGTATGAGCTGGGCTTTAAGCATGCTGCAGTCGGCGCGATGGTCCGTTCTAGCTATCATGCAGATCAGCAGGCGCATAACGCCGGCGTATGA
- a CDS encoding ankyrin repeat domain-containing protein → MISALAALLGPDTDIYPHQLEAQYPRILDQILAYWGSEHLEPYISELAVDERGDRQGFPPEVASELFNLYRFHCAQHAPASKNEQAWEHVKELGTGLSYGDITVSKADFFSSAERGNTMRVLMYLKSGIDINSCDEYGKTPLIWAATFSHLPLVGLLLSRNASPEACDLGGYTALHWAAANGHEEALELLLEHGAKIDACSKVGITPLMQAAARGQRGTLRLLLEAGAQINLADQSGQTALLHSLKNSHYRVTETLLQQRASVDAIGPEQKTALAIGLAHSDPAIRQLFTKHRFDIHLH, encoded by the coding sequence GTGATATCAGCTCTGGCGGCTTTACTTGGCCCCGATACCGACATTTACCCTCATCAACTCGAAGCGCAATACCCAAGGATTTTGGACCAGATTCTGGCTTATTGGGGTAGCGAACATTTAGAGCCCTACATCTCTGAATTAGCCGTTGATGAACGCGGGGATCGCCAAGGCTTTCCTCCTGAAGTCGCGTCTGAGCTATTTAACCTCTACCGCTTTCATTGCGCCCAGCATGCGCCTGCCAGCAAAAATGAACAGGCTTGGGAGCATGTCAAAGAGCTCGGCACAGGCCTGAGTTACGGTGATATTACGGTCAGCAAAGCTGACTTTTTTTCATCGGCCGAGCGCGGCAATACGATGCGGGTGCTGATGTACCTCAAATCGGGCATCGATATTAATAGCTGCGATGAGTATGGCAAAACGCCACTGATCTGGGCTGCGACTTTTTCCCACTTGCCGCTGGTTGGCCTACTGCTATCCAGAAATGCCTCGCCAGAGGCTTGCGATCTGGGCGGTTACACCGCGCTGCACTGGGCGGCGGCCAATGGGCACGAAGAAGCGCTTGAATTACTGCTAGAACACGGAGCTAAGATCGATGCCTGCAGCAAAGTCGGGATTACCCCACTAATGCAGGCCGCCGCACGTGGGCAGCGAGGTACACTGCGCTTATTGCTGGAAGCTGGCGCACAAATCAATCTTGCAGATCAATCTGGCCAGACTGCGTTACTACATTCTTTGAAAAATAGTCACTATCGCGTTACCGAAACCCTGCTGCAACAACGCGCCAGTGTCGATGCGATCGGACCCGAGCAAAAGACGGCGCTGGCCATTGGCCTGGCTCATAGCGACCCAGCCATTAGGCAGCTTTTTACCAAGCACCGCTTTGATATTCACCTGCATTAG
- the lipB gene encoding lipoyl(octanoyl) transferase LipB has translation MRVRQLGQMDYEPTWQAMQRFTAERNAETVDELWLLEHPPVFTQGQAGKAEHILASSDIPVVQIDRGGQVTYHGPGQLVAYLLLDLRRHKLGVRDLVRKLENSVIGILAEHGISAYGKVDAPGVYVKDEYTESKIASLGLRIRNGCCYHGLALNVSMDLAPFNLINPCGYQGLQVTRMADFGISETPASLAVKMADHIARQLKVVN, from the coding sequence TTGCGCGTGCGCCAATTGGGGCAAATGGATTACGAGCCAACTTGGCAAGCGATGCAACGTTTCACTGCGGAGCGAAACGCCGAGACGGTGGATGAACTCTGGCTGCTTGAACACCCGCCGGTCTTTACCCAAGGCCAGGCGGGGAAAGCCGAGCACATTCTGGCCAGTAGTGATATTCCAGTGGTACAGATTGATCGCGGTGGTCAGGTGACTTATCACGGCCCCGGCCAGCTGGTGGCTTATCTGTTGCTGGACTTACGCCGCCATAAACTGGGTGTGCGTGATCTGGTGCGTAAACTGGAAAACAGTGTGATCGGTATTCTGGCTGAGCATGGGATTAGCGCCTACGGTAAAGTTGATGCGCCCGGTGTGTATGTGAAAGACGAATATACCGAGTCGAAAATTGCCAGCTTGGGATTGCGGATTCGGAATGGTTGCTGCTATCACGGTTTGGCGCTCAATGTCAGCATGGATTTGGCGCCATTTAACTTGATTAACCCCTGTGGTTATCAAGGTTTGCAAGTAACACGGATGGCTGATTTCGGAATCAGCGAGACACCCGCGAGTTTAGCCGTTAAAATGGCCGACCATATTGCCCGACAACTCAAAGTCGTAAACTAA
- a CDS encoding acyl-CoA-binding protein, protein MTDLAQRFQVAQNEVVELNEAPDVQTKLKLYAMFKQASEGDVQGERPSAIQFVAQAKYDAWTKLAGQSKEQAMQDYVNLVEQLKANDE, encoded by the coding sequence ATGACCGATTTAGCCCAACGCTTTCAAGTTGCTCAAAATGAAGTTGTCGAGCTTAATGAAGCACCCGATGTTCAAACCAAGCTGAAATTGTATGCCATGTTCAAACAAGCCAGCGAAGGTGACGTACAGGGCGAGCGCCCTTCTGCCATTCAATTTGTGGCCCAAGCCAAATACGACGCCTGGACCAAACTGGCCGGGCAAAGCAAAGAACAAGCCATGCAAGACTATGTCAATCTGGTAGAACAACTCAAAGCCAACGATGAATAA
- a CDS encoding YbeD family protein, which translates to MALIDIPNQKLEDLVTFPALIPVKAVSQKNIAEHEFREAVLLVTRELMPVFLEEHITIRASSAGSYLSATLMVTFEHVDQVYALDAALRAHPLVLRVL; encoded by the coding sequence ATGGCTTTAATCGATATTCCTAACCAAAAGCTCGAAGATCTGGTGACTTTTCCGGCACTGATTCCTGTCAAAGCGGTCAGCCAAAAAAATATCGCCGAGCACGAATTTCGTGAAGCGGTTTTGCTAGTGACGCGTGAACTGATGCCGGTGTTTCTGGAAGAACACATCACGATCCGAGCTTCGAGCGCGGGCAGCTACTTGTCGGCGACTTTGATGGTGACGTTTGAGCATGTTGATCAGGTCTACGCACTGGATGCAGCGCTGCGGGCTCATCCGCTGGTGTTGCGAGTTCTGTAA
- a CDS encoding co-chaperone GroES, which produces MKIRPLHDRVVIKRVEAEEKTASGILLAGSAAEKPDMGEVIAVGAGKVLENGSVQALTVKVGDKVLLGKYAQSVKIDGEELVVVREEEIFAIVE; this is translated from the coding sequence ATGAAAATCCGTCCATTGCATGACCGTGTTGTGATCAAGCGCGTTGAAGCCGAAGAAAAAACTGCATCTGGCATTTTGCTGGCAGGCAGCGCAGCAGAAAAACCAGACATGGGTGAAGTGATTGCAGTTGGTGCCGGTAAAGTACTGGAAAATGGCAGCGTTCAAGCCCTGACGGTTAAAGTTGGCGACAAAGTATTGCTCGGTAAATACGCACAAAGCGTGAAAATCGACGGCGAAGAATTGGTCGTTGTACGCGAAGAAGAAATTTTCGCGATTGTTGAATAA